The following are from one region of the Oscarella lobularis chromosome 3, ooOscLobu1.1, whole genome shotgun sequence genome:
- the LOC136184414 gene encoding general transcription factor 3C polypeptide 1-like produces the protein MASIDECLEEIALEGLQGVSLPSLWSVLRRRIDAESVDDASKELAWNAIVEASTSVDFYETTTPRATELKIVSQSDPPCRGLCSDFETRKKVNEIVRSTDRLTLAQAEEKWDDRLVIVASQELRDAVLYGNFVDPTLRLFDVEYCVLEAIGQSRRNGMLRPALSKIIGKEVHSTVVALKQMKLIKCQFVFNSACSMLSLAHLTRFFVKRGPGHVLRQKKRLCELLEARPQKMASYSLIRKHLKLPDTDQRFRRLRQALEDRGIIKRVVTHTEGRKAEVLQKVYKLALAKPYAEVTAILDKENDDGSDDDEEEEEEKDETADSGRLYVREWELQGELSGSPLLAQTYRLIAARGERGMSQSELISAGLGISTLGARALMKTLNRQKLTRVFMEDQGRTQTGRYVAIGHEEIKQEEKRDEEGKEEEEVRESDESKPQPATPLKDKQISLTDRRKQWILNHLETVKVDSLVRVKSALAKAETEDGRPYRVDKKSVSRILHALVENDKIKKVATNLEGRQVVLYVQKDVDSTNSVFQSFIESYRLLCRRQTKKRKLDGDAENEPTKKKKKDMDVDDCVSSLVDEETYSNLCVPPEWIQGKMISAMHGDNQSDVVPIRTSSVVALPKMSRAQLLHRYVWRLLQLSAGDGQADNSHCLTLSKVLLLMPFKIFGYVVGIPKQNDLGAVYWQDAEKVRTPVGNLPIGLRHRLFGRRRYLAVTLDVLCILEAMNLVEVARNQDNLSKSLITLSTSAVLVNTVNASPAYSSYRWSEIRHFPQLTYKFDTIEAVTRYWAELELQCSRTPLNRRKVRRADEEEMITTLLQRRPGHSPFVEPIDFDKLTEDDLVGVAGLPWQLFAHLARNWASGFTVESIAADAVLTVKTTTAPPSNELAIKARAATTTTTTTTTTTTTTTTTTTTTKKKKVAAKRTIRVALTVAPTTKFGPVGKPGGLGLARRKRAVAGTRRGKASKEKKKKTSDKNAELKSKVKPWRDTVDYEAWSKARSVGKRVRFSKFEERMLVVFAAVREYLKKRGIDFKWIALRNIFRELTGSVSSNKTSYAIQRNVCQVMKAQPLAYKLTLRELEFVEKPALEQFAMTEEDCLILFKELVKKQKKKLRSQDKSGELTPSGEDGASTSARSFPVLPDSYAELRETYDIDKEPAKEGLPVTDTPASVSKTVLSNFIMSTKGFQEESPDYTRYQCFKVLTSFPDDHLQKVTESLLKKGVLTKDKRRSERGNHVFTVK, from the exons ATGGCGTCAATCGACGAGTGCTTAGAAGAAATCGCTCTAGAAGGACTCCAAG GCGTGTCATTGCCGAGCTTATGGAGCGTCCTACGAaggcgaatcgacgccgaaagcgtcgacgacgcgtcgaaggAGCTCGCGTGGAACGCCATCGTCGAAGCGAGCACAAGCGTCGACTTctacgaaacgacgacgccgcgagCAACCG aattaaaaattgtgAGCCAATCCGATCCGCCGTGCAGAGGTCTCTGCAGCGACTTCGAAACGCGAAAGAAAGTGAACGAGATCGTTCGTTCAACGGATCGTCTTACATTGGCTCAAGCCGAAGAAAA GTGGGATGACAGGCTCGTTATTGTTGCTAGTCAGGAACTGCGAGACGCTGTCTTGTATGGGAACTTTGTCGATCCCACTCTGCGCttattcgacgtcgaatatTGCGTTTTGGAAGCGATTGGGCAATCTCGACGGAACGGCATGTTGCGTCCGGCGTTGAGCAAGATAATAGGAAAGGAAGTTCACTCGACCGTCGTAGCGCTGAAGCAAATGAAACTGATAAAGTGCCAG TTTGTTTTTAATTCTGCTTGTTCTATGTTGAGTTTGGCTCATTTGACGCGTTTCTTCGTGAAACGCGGACCGGGACATGTTCTTCGACAGAAAAAACGACTCTGCGAACTTTTAGAAGCGCGTCCTCAGAAGATGGCTTCCTATAGTCTAATACGAAAGCACCTC aagTTGCCTGATACTGATCAGAGGTTTCGTCGGCTCAGACAAGCGTTGGAAGATCGCGGTATTATCAAACGCGTTGTCACGCACACGGAGGGTCGGAAAGCCGAAGTGCTCCAAAAAGTCTACAA GCTTGCTCTTGCGAAGCCGTACGCTGAAGTGACGGCTATTCTTGAcaaggagaacgacgacggtagcgacgacgacgaggaggaagaggaggaaaaggatGAGACGGCGGATTCAGGTCGCCTTTACGTTCGAGAAT GGGAATTGCAGGGAGAGCTCTCCGGGTCTCCTCTTCTCGCGCAGACGTACAGGCTGATTGCGGCGCggggagagagaggaatGTCTCAGAGT GAATTGATTTCGGCTGGTTTGGGAATTTCGACGTTGGGTGCGAGAGCGTTGATGAAGACGTTGAACCGGCAAAAATTGACGAGAGTCTTCATGGAAGATCAAGGAAGAACTCAGACGGGGCGCTACGTTGCCATAGGACACGAGGAAATAAAacaggaagagaagagagacgaagaaggaaaagaagaagaagaggtaCGGGAAAGCGATGAGTCGAAGCCACAGCCCGCTACGCCGTTGAAAGATAAAC AGATTTCTCTAACGGATAGACGAAAACAGTGGATTTTGAATCACTTGGAAACGGTCAAAGTCGATAGTCTGGTTCGAGTGAAAAGT gctTTGGCGAAGGCGGAAACGGAAGACGGGAGACCGTATCGAGTGGACAAAAAATCCGTCAGTAGAATTTTGCACGCTTTGGtagaaaacgacaaaattAAGAAAGTGGCGACAAACTTGGAAGGAAGACAA GTCGTACTGTACGTGCAAAAggacgtcgactcgacgaataGCGTTTTTCAATCATTTATCGAGAGTTATCGTCTATTGTGCAGACGCCAGACG aagaagcgaaaactCGACGGGGACGCGGAGAACGagccgacgaagaaaaagaaaaaggatatggacgtcgacgattgcgtTTCGAGTTTagtcgacgaggagacgtATTCGAATCTTTGCGTGCCACCCGAGTGGATTCAGGGCAAGATGATCAGCGCGATGCATGGCGACAACCAATCAGATGTTGTCCCTATTCGG ACATCGTCTGTAGTGGCTTTGCCTAAAATGAGTCGGGCTCAGCTTCTCCATCGTTACGTTTGGCGTCTTTTGCAGTTGTCTGCCGGCGACGG TCAAGCCGATAATTCTCACTGTCTTACTCTGTCGAAAGTTTTACTGTTAATGCCGTTTAAAATATTTGGTTACGTCGTCGGAATTCCAAAGCAG aACGACCTGGGTGCCGTGTATTGGCAAGATGCGGAGAAAGTTCGCACTCCCGTGGGAAATTTGCCTATAGGATTGAGACACAGACTATTCGGTCGAAG ACGATACCTCGCCGTCACTCTCGACGTCCTTTGCATTCTCGAAGCGATGAACCTCGTCGAAGTGGCTCGCAATCAGGATAACCTTTCCAAG TCTTTAATCACACTTTCGACGTCCGCTGTTCTTGTGAACACGGTGAACGCATCTCCCGCTTATAGCAGCTACCGATGGTCGGAAATCCGTCATTTTCCTCAATTGACATATAAATTTGACACGATCGAGGCAGTTACTCGTTACTGGGCCGAGTTGGAGCTCCAGTGTTCGCGGACGCCACTCAATCGACGCAAAGTTCGCCGcgccgacgaggaggaaATGATCACGACTCTATTGCAACGACGGCCCGGGCATAGCCCCTTCGTCGAACCAATCGATTTCGATAAACTAACTGAAGACGACTTGGTTGGAGTCGCCGGTCTCCCGTGGCAATTGTTCGCTCACTTGGCGCGCAATTGGGCGAGCGGTTTCACCGTAGAGAgcatcgccgccgacgcAGTTCTCACGGTCAAAACGACGACCGCACCGCCGTCAAACGAATTGGCGATAAAGgcgagagcggcgacgacgacgacgacgacgacgacgacgacgacgacgacgacgacgacgacgacgacgacgacgaagaagaagaaggtgGCAGCGAAAAGAACGATTCGAGTAGCGTTGACTGTcgctccgacgacgaaattcggTCCCGTGGGCAAGCCCGGCGGTTTGGGATTAgcgagacgaaagagagcTGTCGCCGGAACGAGACGCGGGAAAgcgtcgaaggagaagaagaagaagacgtcggaTAAGAACGCTGAATTAAAGTCAAAGGTGAAGCCGTGGAGGGACACGGTCGACTACGAGGCGTGGTCGAAGGCGAGGTCCGTTGGAAAACGAGTACGATTTAGCAAGTTTGAAGAACGCATG CTTGTTGTGTTTGCTGCCGTTCGGGAATATTTGAAGAAACGGGGGATCGATTTCAAATGGATCGCTTTGCGAAATATTTTTCGGGAGTTGACTGGAAGC GTTTCGTCGAATAAGACGTCTTATGCCATACAGCGGAACGTTTGTCAAGTGATGAAAGCGCAGCCCCTTGCCTATAAATTGACGCTGAGAGAGCTGGAGTTCGTCGAg AAACCGGCATTGGAACAATTTGCAATGACGGAAGAGGACTGCTTGATTCTCTTTAAGGAATTGGTTaaaaaacagaagaaaaaacttaG GTCTCAAGATAAGAGCGGCGAGTTGACTCCGTCGGGCGAAGACGGCGCCTCGACTAGCGCTCGCTCTTTCCCAGTCTTACCGGACTCTTATGCCGAATTGAGAGAAACGTACGACATTGATAAGGAGCCGGCCAAAGAAGGACTT